TTTCGATTCAGCACGTGTTCCTTCAATACACTTTTGCTCCAGTAAGAGGTAGACATCACTACTGGAAAAAAGACAACTTACTATGAGTAAAATATTCATCTTAAGATAACTAAAGATGGAGAGACCTACCACACTTGCAATCATTAAATACAAAAAAGGTATTGACATTTTCCTATCCCTACATTTTCTTTATATTACCGCCCATTGCACTTCTAGATTGGTAAGGTGGTGAATAGGAGTAAAGTGTTTTTCGCCAGTTTTTAGTGAGCTCATACAAAATCtctggagaagaagaaaaaaaggcaaACAGGAGGATATTTAAAATTTCAAAATGGCCATTTAGTTTCAGGCTTGAGTAATACATTGCTGATTCATCAAACATGAACCATTCATAGAGCAATTATCAACAAACAGACAGATCAAGACAATCCAACTTCCAATACAATGACAGTTTATTTTACCTGAAATTAATAGATAATTTACACGGTGATTTTGCCAAATATGCCAACATTTGGAGACTCTTCTCATTTATCAGGACTGAGTCTTCGGAGAACAACTTTAGCAAGTACTCCTCTGAGCCTCTGAATAATGATGGAAACGCCATTGCAACTAGCTACATGATTACACATTTGAGTCAGAAGTATAGAAGATGACCCTTAAAAGGAGATGAAAATGTGTGCATGAACTAAAAAACAGATGTGCCGTTAAGCACAAAAAAGTTTAATCAATGGTAAAAACTGAAATGCAGTAAGCTTCAAAAGATTGCATGCTTGCAGCAAAGAGAAGTTCATATTCCTAAAAGAAAACAAATAATTTGCCGGCTATTAATAACTTACCAGTAAAAGATCACATGCGGACTCTGCATAATGGGTTAATTCATTTCTGCAGGAGAAAAGAACCTCCAAAATGGCACAAATCATCTCCCAATTAAATAGTGAATGCGAGAGTTTTGTAGACAGTTCTTTGCAGAAGCTGTAAATTTGGTGTTTGTTGCCAATTCTCTTGAGAAATGAATCCTGCAGTCATTCAAGCACGAACTTAGATATAAACATAGACATTTGATTTGGGTATGTTCTATGATACAAATCTTAAAAAAAAACTCTTTTGCATAAATAATACCATGTGGAGAAAAAAAGAGTTGAATACACATATGGCtgctcatagtgggagtaacataagtagtaacatgcgtgccacataggcaaaaaatatgatatggcaagtaattaatgaggagagaggcaaatggagtaacataatatgttaccatcacatagcggttcccAATGTAAAATgactctacaaagtaataaatgaagctcTCTATGTTATCACAcacatgacactacccactatgaaggtagtaacgtatactagtaacatatgcatgttactagtctaagttgctCACCACTATGACTAGTCTAACAGGGTACTAACGTACTTGCACTAACTTGTAAACTGGGACCATTTAATGCTCCACAGAACTCACAGTTAGCAGCTTAATAGTTTTGACAGAACAAGGAAGAGTCGGGCATTCCGTAGTTTGCTGAAAGCTAGAGAGATTTAGCATCACGCAAATGTTCAAGTTCAAATTTGACCTCATGATGGGAAACAACACAATGCAGACCCACCTTGAAAACAAAACAATGCAGATCCCGCTGGAAAGACAAGACAATGCAGATCCCACTGGAAAGACAAATTCACTTTGTTTGTTTTCCATGTGCACTAAACGAGTTCTACCTAGACTTTCCTTTGCTCTATCTCTTATCTCTAGGAAGCTCCTTTGAGACTACCCCTTGTATTTGCTCTCCTTTGGATATTTTACTTTTACTTTTCCCTCAATCTCAGTATTATTATATTCTCGGTAGAACCGTACTGATTGCGCAGAAAAAGAGACTGGCTCGattttcatgataatcatttaaatCATTCAGTCCTCAAACTGGAGGGCATGTACATGTTCCCATGCAAAATAATCCACATGGTATATGCCACCGCTGATGACTTCTAACTAGGATCATGCAATAGGAATTAAGGATGCCATGAAAAAGAAACATACGAATATTAAACTACGTTTGGGAAGTATACACCACGGCTTCCTCAGTAAGTTTATAGTTGAGCAAACAAAAGCAGGAGAAAACAAACAATTTACTGTCTCGTCAGTTAAAAGGACCAAACGAGTATTACTCTGATTGATCGAACTGTTGCAAAAGTAGTGCCCTCTTTGCTTATTTCAGCCAAATCCTTAAATATGTTATTATCCTTCATCTGGTGCAAATTCTCAAAGCAGTCTTCAACTTTAGAGATGTCTGTAAAGGAAGCGGACATCTTCCTTAATGACGCACAAATTTTCTTCTGTATTTCATCTGAAGATTCTTCCTGTAGCACATACAAGGTTCAATTTGAGAAAAAAGTTCACTAAATGTTCAGTATCTATTGATGATTTACAAACCTTCTTTGCTCGAAGTGATAAATATGCTTGCATCTCCAGTTGCAACCTAAAGGAAAATGTCTAAATGTCAAATGTGCTTCACAGAGTTATTACATCATCATAGTATATACTATGCTACAAGTGTTTACCTTCTTTTCTGAGAAAAGATGGCATGCAAAGCCTTAACATGTTGTGATTTGAAATAAGAAAAAAACTCAACCCAATGCATTGCTCTTTCTTTTGGAGAAAGTGGTGATGGAAAGAGTTCTTCAGCAAAAATAAGCCCCATATTGTGTGGCCTGCCAAAATATAGAAGCCACAACTCAACAAAATAGGCATGACTgagtatgagagagagagagagagagagagagatgaacaaACCTGAAGGATTCACAATCTTTGTCAAAACAGAGAACAATAAGTTTAGCTGGGATTTGTTCATAGTGAGTGTTAATTGTCGCAGTTCCTTTGGAGCATTTCTCACAGTAATCTCGATACAAGTCCAGCAACTTATGCATTACATTCTTTCTGACAGATATCTGAAAAATGTTTCAGTGAGGCACCATCAAGAAACTGCTGTGCAAAATAACAATAATACCTGCTCACCTTTTTGTCACGTAGCCTCTCTGCTGCTTGTAATATCAACTCAGAAGGAAATGAGCTTAGATTTGATTTGGCCAAATCACAAACTGCATAAACAGCTCGGATCCTCACTTTGTCATCAAAATCCAATAACCTTCCTTCAAGAGATTCTGCCAAAAGGAACAAGACATCCACATGAAAAGGATGCTTACAGATGGTAATGTGCATATAGTGACCACAGATAAAAGTAGTAGTCTTACTGAGAACATTCTGTGCTACATTTCCAGATGATGCAGCAATGTAGCATGCTTTTGCTGCATCAATTGCAGCAATTCTTACTTCTGCAGATTTGTCAGAGAATCTCTTCAAGAATTCCCTAAATAATATCTGGTTTTCTTGACCAAAGCGAAGATTAGAGAAGACAAGAAGCCTCCCAATCAGGTGCACTGCCTCCAGTCGGATATCAACCTGGTCACTCTAACGAGGTAGATGGTGCTTGTTCAGGGAGAATACGATCCAATATAATAGTGTAACAAAGTTAAAAGAAAATAACATACCAGGAGCTCATGAGTTAAGCATGGAATAACAGCAAAAAGCATCTGGGGTGCACACTGGAATATTTCCAGAATAATTTTATGATGCGGCTTCTTGTGTTCATTCACCGGTGCATCCTTGCTCAAAATGCATGATGTCAAAAAAATTCGAACAATGTGCTCCAATTTCTCAGCACAGTTTTGAATTATGTCAACAGCAAGCTTGTGGGCTCCTCCCTGCATGGGCAACAAGAAGCAAACAAGCATTAGTTTGGATCAAAGAACAATAATGCAGGCTTCCAGATATCTAAGTTATTCATGCAGAGAAGAACATATTGTAAGGAAACATTACTCGCATGATCAGCCTCAACTTACTGTTAGTATTAAATGAACAGTAAATATGTTACCTTGTCCTCTTTTACTAAATTGCGGAAAATCACATCCAGAAGAGGCTGAGTAACTTTTTCATTTAATATTTGTGTCATTATTGATAGCATAGCCTGGTGCACACATTGCTGAAGACCTTGCCTGTAAAGAGTTTCACAATCAAGGAGTTAACCACTTAATGAAAAAAAATGCGATTTAAATTTTCAGAAACAGTAATTATGTGTGGCAGACACCTTTGAACATGAGCAGGTCATGAATTAGCACACATAACGTAAAGCAAACTACTTGCATAATGGAATTTCTGCTCTTGCTGAGCCAAGGATAACAGTTTGGTTTCGAGTATAAATTTGTTTAAGGAAATGAATGTTGCCAATTATCTTAACATGTTTAAGGACAACAAGACAATAGTACCACAAGGTGCATACACAACTCTTTTGTTGGCCAAGACATGTTCACCaaatcacctccataaactaggtacATCGCCCGTTGCACTTGATAAGGAACCCATGAGATCCATTAAGTATTGAAAACAGCAAACATGATAGTGCACACTGACATTTACTGTGATACATGGAAACGGAAACCTGGCGATTTGACAGTTCATAGCTTTCTCCATAAATAACAATAATACCTAGAAATAGCCAGCTCAATGGAAGAACAAACATAGCACTGTATATTTACAGTTTGCGGTAGACAGTATTGGAGATCTTGATGGTGTGATACACAGTATTAGAGGTCTTGATGACTTCATAATTCCAAAATCTCAAAATGGGAAGACAGTACAAAAAGAAACCGGTTGATAGGACATAAGTGAAAAAATGTACTCATGATTTTCAAGTCAAAGTCGGTATGAGTACGATCAGTGTATCTACAATTGAAAGATAGGTACTGACAAATGAGCACAGCTTGATTCTTGGTTGTAACCAAATGTAGGCATATAACAACAAGAGCAGTAGATTTAGTCTTACTTCGCTGCCGAGAAGAATATTTTGGCCATATCAAGAACCAAGTCCTGACAGCCAGTGTCAACCATAATTACAGAGCATCTAAGCGCAGCAACATTCTCCAATATTTTCATCCTTCTCGTAAGATATGGACTCTCGGTGTCTGCAAGCCCTGAAAATTCGCTGATGAAGAGCCTAAATATTTCCTGAGATAAAGCAGTTGACATAGTGTTATAGGAGTGTGGTCCTTATTCCAATTGTTCTTTGACATTAAATAACTCAAAAATCGAAAATGGATAACGTTACAGAAATTATCTGACAAATATGACTGTTAGTTAGTGCTTCATATTTTCACAACTCTAAATGGTAATGGTACAAGAAGTCAGTGACAGCCAAGCATTGAAAGACATAAGTGTTAAAATACCTTAAATATTTCATCAGTAAAAGGTGGATCAGGTGCAAGGATTCGCATAACTTCAATGAAGCAGACAGCAACAAGAAGTCTGACATCCTTGTCCTTGTGGCTAAGTAAAGTGTTCTGGACCAGTGATTTACTCAAAGGACGTAGAGCATCTTGCAGAGAGGAGGACTGACTCAACTCTGATAAAGCACTTTCAGCTTGCTGCAGATAATAACAAAAACATGTTATGGAAGTAAATTCAAATTTATTCATAGAAAAAATAATGAAAAGAAACAACCAATTAGAGAAAATGCCAAGCTGCAAAGTATTAATGTGCCACGCTTTTCCCTTTGGATGATTACGGTGAGCTAGCCTGCATCCCTGTCCTACTATACTAGGTTCAAGGGTTCAACTGTCGGAGGGGTTGTCATAGTATAGATGCATTAAACAAAAGTATGCAAATATGTAACCCCTAATGGGAGCTAGAGAACAGTTCAGGTAGAGATCTAACAATGTATTTGTACAAAGCCATTGCTCTAAACTCCCCCAAACGCTGGATATAATACAAGTACAGTACAACCAAATCAAAACTGTATTCTCGTATAACAGTAAAAAAGGCAAATATCCGTTTCAGGGAAAAAGGGAAGGACCGAAATTAACCCACTTGATCTCCAGTTAACCTGTTTATCATGTAAAATGGATCGAAATACTCAAATGTTACTGACGGTTTAAGATAATGAATTGGTTGAAGCCTGAAAAATCAAATCTCCTTTGTTCCTTATCCATAAATCTCCATAGTACCTTCCTTCATATTACCAATTCACAAAGCAGGCAAACTTGAAACAACAAGTGCTCACAAAATTGTTTACTGATGAAATAATAGACATGTGACAATTAACTGAAGGTTCTCTGACTGCCTCCAGTTGGCAGGGAAATAAACGGTACTGGTACTCTTTCAACAAGTTTCGAGCGATCATAAACACCATAGATCCATGCCGAGTTGACACTAAACACCTCAGAGGCTTTGCTCAAACTGTCAAACATATGCATAGTGAACATACAACCTCTTCAGCATCGCTGCCCCTGTGCCCCCATCACACGAATTACTACATGGTGCTCGAATTCCCAGCCCCTCGTAACCCCATGGAGGTTGGAGCGGAACCGTGAACTACAGTCAGTGTTCGAGAACCCCCAAAAAAACACTAAAATCAGCGGTGCCCTTCGAGGCAATTTCAAAACCCCAGAAGCAGCACAGCGTCTCGCGAGGACTGTGAGCGAGCGGGTTTAGATCGGAGGAGGACTGGTTCGGGACGGACGGGGGCGCTCACCTTGAGGAGCTTGATGAGGGCGTCCTTGCCGAGGCGCGGCTGCCCGAGGCGCTTGCCGACCTCGCTCACGACTTGCCCCGGCGAGCCAGacattgcggcggcggcggcggcggcgacggctacgaTCTCGGGGCCCGAAACCCTAGGCTAGTGGGCTAGGAGGCGGTGGGGCCGTGGGGGTGGGGGTGAGGGCCGGGAGCCATGGATGGAATTGCGAGTACGGAAAAAGGCAGTCCGTCTCAGAGCGGGGCGGGGGTGTTGGGGTGGGGAAGGGATCGGAACGGGGACGGCGGGCTTTTGCCGTTGCACCCTCGGCGTACCCTCGGCGCACCTGCCACACTGGCAGCAACATTTTCCCCAGGGACCCAAAGTATATTTTGCTTAACTAGGGGAACGAATATGAAAATAAATAAGGCCCCCAGATAGTACATTCGTCAATTTTGTGACGGGCAAAAGATATATTTAGGCTAGGTTTGCAAAACTCGAGGAGTTATTATATTTTTTAATAACAATAACATGCTCGAGGAGTCTGGAATCTGGAGGAACAAGGCACCAGCCAAATTGGTTTCCCGCCCATGGGGAAACAGCTCCCGCGCTCGGAGCATCGGAGAGCTGGGCTGGATCAACCGATGTTAATCCGCCCGTGGGGGCATGGCACGTGGAACAAATGTAGGCCCTCAGCCCAGTTAGCCCACAGGGGTTCAGTTTGCCCATTCTGGATAAACCGCGCACGAATAACGCAGATAAATTTGCGACGTAACCAATGGGAGCTCCTATAGGGCGCATAAGGCGCCGGGAACGCAGCGAGCGCGCGCCGGCCCATGTGCGGGTCGGGACGctgcctttttttcttttctttttgatctTTGCTTTTTCTCAATAATTCGGGGTATCAAAAAGTTTTATATTTCAGAAAAAGTTACTAATTTtgcataaactaatcatgatttcaaaaaactattcatgatttcaaataatgttcacaaattataaaaatgttcacaaatttgtaaaaaatgttcatgatttcaaaaacttATTCTTGGATTAAGGAAATGTTcatgattcaaaaaaatgttcataatttcaaaaaatgttctcaaattcAAAAACATGCTCATGATTTAAGAGAATCTTCAACATTTTGAAAGAATGTTCGGGATTTCGAAAAAATGTTCgtttttttgaaaaaatgttcatgaatgctCACAATTTAAGAAAAATGTTTATGATTTAGAAAAAAATGTTCACGGTTTTGAAAAAATGTTTACGATTTTAAAACATGTTCGTGAGTTTTAAAAAATCTTCATGATTTCAAGAATGTTcacagtttcaaaaaatgttcatgattaaatAGAAATTTTCACGAATTTGGAAAGGAAAAACCTAAATTTTAAAAAAtcacatatttaaaaaatgttcatcattaaaaaaatcacgaatttatttatttattttgcaaatTGAAAAACAAGAATAAGAATGATAACAAATATTACACGCATGTGCTACACATGTTACCATGTTGTTTACACGGATAttactgatacttctccaacgtatctataattttttattgttccatgttgttatattatcaatcttgagtgttttataatcattttatagtcattttatatcattttatatcattttttggtactagcctattgacatagtgccaagtgtcacttgctgttttctgcatgttttttacattgcaggaaatcaatattaaacggagtccaactgcaacgaaacttcacagagattttttatggaccagaagacacccagtgggCCAAGGCAGCGCAtgagggggtgctccgaggggagcacaacccaccggggggcGCTATGAGGCCCATGcgagccttggtgggttgtgcccacctcgggtgccccccggaccacctctgtgctctataaataccccaatgttccagaaaccctaggagtcaacgaaaatcaattccagccgccgcagagtccagaaccaccagatccaatctagacaccatcacggagtggTTCACAGTGGCAGAGCTAGGGGACCAGTACGGACCCTGGCCCCCCCTATGACATTGTACAATTCGAATGATTTTGTACTTAAGGCTAGTTTAGACATGATGTTTAGACAAAATTAGCTTTCTTGGCTCCCTCTAAGTGAGAATCACCATGTTCGGCCCCGTTTAAGCTCCAATCCTGCCTCCGCCCCTGGTGGTTCTGGTTCACCACTtacattggtgcctctccggtgatgcgtgagtagttttttTGTAGACCTTTGATgatgcttgaagctacatcggtatttccccaaagagaaagggatgatgcagcacagcggcggtaggtatttcactcagatgtgaaaccaaggttatcgaaccagtaggagaaccaatcaacacaacgtaaacagcacctgcacacaaataacaattactcacaccccgacgtgtaaaaggggttgccaatccctttcgggcagcggcgcctcaagataggcaaacgggcgtgaataaattgtagtagattgatagatcgaacgccaaataaagtaAATAAGAATAAAATGCAGCAAAGTatatttgtatttttggtttaatagatctggaaaaaaaagcaaaggaaaatagatcgcaaaggcaaataatatgacaaagagacccgggggccgtaggttttcactagtggcttctctcgagaaaaataacaaacagtgggtaaacaaattactgttgggcaattgatagaacttcaaatactcataatgatattcaggcaatgatcattatataggcatcacgtccaagattagtagaccgactcctgcctccatctactaatattactccacacattgaccgctatccagcatgcatctagtgtattaagttcatggagaaacggagtaatgcaataagaacgatgacttgatgtagacaagatctatctatatagagatagaccccatcgttttatccctagtagcaacgatacatacatgtcggttccctttctgtcactaggatcaagcaccgtaagatcgaacccagtacaaagcacatcttcccattgcaagataaatagatcaagttggccaaataaaacccaaatattggagaagaaatatgaggctataagcaatcatgcataaaagagatcaaagaaactcaaatactttcatggatatacaaagatagatctgatcataaactcaaagttcatctgatcccaacaaacacaccgcaaaaagagttacatcatatggttctccaagagaccattgtattgagaattcagcgagagagaggaagccatctagctactaactacggacccgaaggtctacaaagaactactcatgcatcatcggagaggtaccaatgaaagtggtgaacccctccgtgatggtgtctagattggatctagtggttttggactctgcggcggctggaattgattttcatcgattcccctagggtttctggaatattgggttatttatagagcaaagaggcggtccggtgggcacccgaggtgggcacaacccaccagggcgcgtctgggcctcctggcgc
The Triticum dicoccoides isolate Atlit2015 ecotype Zavitan chromosome 3A, WEW_v2.0, whole genome shotgun sequence genome window above contains:
- the LOC119269730 gene encoding sister chromatid cohesion protein PDS5 homolog A-B-like isoform X2; its protein translation is MSGSPGQVVSEVGKRLGQPRLGKDALIKLLKQAESALSELSQSSSLQDALRPLSKSLVQNTLLSHKDKDVRLLVAVCFIEVMRILAPDPPFTDEIFKEIFRLFISEFSGLADTESPYLTRRMKILENVAALRCSVIMVDTGCQDLVLDMAKIFFSAAKQGLQQCVHQAMLSIMTQILNEKVTQPLLDVIFRNLVKEDKGGAHKLAVDIIQNCAEKLEHIVRIFLTSCILSKDAPVNEHKKPHHKIILEIFQCAPQMLFAVIPCLTHELLSDQVDIRLEAVHLIGRLLVFSNLRFGQENQILFREFLKRFSDKSAEVRIAAIDAAKACYIAASSGNVAQNVLSKTTTFICGHYMHITICKHPFHVDVLFLLAESLEGRLLDFDDKVRIRAVYAVCDLAKSNLSSFPSELILQAAERLRDKKISVRKNVMHKLLDLYRDYCEKCSKGTATINTHYEQIPAKLIVLCFDKDCESFRPHNMGLIFAEELFPSPLSPKERAMHWVEFFSYFKSQHVKALHAIFSQKRRLQLEMQAYLSLRAKKEESSDEIQKKICASLRKMSASFTDISKVEDCFENLHQMKDNNIFKDLAEISKEGTTFATVRSIRDSFLKRIGNKHQIYSFCKELSTKLSHSLFNWEMICAILEVLFSCRNELTHYAESACDLLLLVAMAFPSLFRGSEEYLLKLFSEDSVLINEKSLQMLAYLAKSPCKLSINFSSDVYLLLEQKCIEGTRAESKYAISAIASLIQSPDDKKFAKLCKKVVGGLHDNHNIPTLLQSLGLILEYSPSMYTSYDDQFINFVQRVFVSPEFVSTPELSPSDENSACSFSCKLKIYCLKALVKSCLPTTTARDRIENFLKMLLDIIREEFTPITICENDKPYLRLAAGKSLLRLATRWDSLISPELFRTALLMARDSSYIVRKSFIHKLFGLLKKHAIPVRYACAFALASTDCAGDVRTESLRYLTEVVKEQRGVSVHQNKTSNDSIVEHPAYAVLFLIHTLAYDEEFPFNFCEKETGSAEFWSPLIVMLRELVEIEDLSQTKHGSATSSVSILLGIFRAVQKAEDVIDSGITHKLHILSKIGLLMVEELDKHCKTSDSPRHILLPSSYYRLSWSERKADECCQLDLITDTFVKRILKAHEPYNQQEDTTWSTITERVSKESAPKRQTRSSSNKPLFGQFVSGHEQGKTKKSSVQAKDVPKKNYLDILEKDNVSSCGSAGTKLSSPGSLGLTNEADSRDLKTISSKDTMSTEDFPDCHLRDCELEEDVGDCDGNFVKRPFSSNKTAVAALQKKSKRALDLRNAKNSAGSTADTIDNVRRTRSRKAQT
- the LOC119269730 gene encoding sister chromatid cohesion protein PDS5 homolog A-B-like isoform X6 yields the protein MSGSPGQVVSEVGKRLGQPRLGKDALIKLLKQAESALSELSQSSSLQDALRPLSKSLVQNTLLSHKDKDVRLLVAVCFIEVMRILAPDPPFTDEIFKEIFRLFISEFSGLADTESPYLTRRMKILENVAALRCSVIMVDTGCQDLVLDMAKIFFSAAKQGLQQCVHQAMLSIMTQILNEKVTQPLLDVIFRNLVKEDKGGAHKLAVDIIQNCAEKLEHIVRIFLTSCILSKDAPVNEHKKPHHKIILEIFQCAPQMLFAVIPCLTHELLSDQVDIRLEAVHLIGRLLVFSNLRFGQENQILFREFLKRFSDKSAEVRIAAIDAAKACYIAASSGNVAQNVLKSLEGRLLDFDDKVRIRAVYAVCDLAKSNLSSFPSELILQAAERLRDKKISVRKNVMHKLLDLYRDYCEKCSKGTATINTHYEQIPAKLIVLCFDKDCESFRPHNMGLIFAEELFPSPLSPKERAMHWVEFFSYFKSQHVKALHAIFSQKRRLQLEMQAYLSLRAKKEESSDEIQKKICASLRKMSASFTDISKVEDCFENLHQMKDNNIFKDLAEISKEGTTFATVRSIRDSFLKRIGNKHQIYSFCKELSTKLSHSLFNWEMICAILEVLFSCRNELTHYAESACDLLLLVAMAFPSLFRGSEEYLLKLFSEDSVLINEKSLQMLAYLAKSPCKLSINFSSDVYLLLEQKCIEGTRAESKYAISAIASLIQSPDDKKFAKLCKKVVGGLHDNHNIPTLLQSLGLILEYSPSMYTSYDDQFINFVQRVFVSPEFVSTPELSPSDENSACSFSCKLKIYCLKALVKSCLPTTTARDRIENFLKMLLDIIREEFTPITICENDKPYLRLAAGKSLLRLATRWDSLISPELFRTALLMARDSSYIVRKSFIHKLFGLLKKHAIPVRYACAFALASTDCAGDVRTESLRYLTEVVKEQRGVSVHQNKTSNDSIVEHPAYAVLFLIHTLAYDEEFPFNFCEKETGSAEFWSPLIVMLRELVEIEDLSQTKHGSATSSVSILLGIFRAVQKAEDVIDSGITHKLHILSKIGLLMVEELDKHCKTSDSPRHILLPSSYYRLSWSERKADECCQLDLITDTFVKRILKAHEPYNQQEDTTWSTITERVSKESAPKRQTRSSSNKPLFGQFVSGHEQGKTKKSSVQAKDVPKKNYLDILEKDNVSSCGSAGTKLSSPGSLGLTNEADSRDLKTISSKDTMSTEDFPDCHLRDCELEEDVGDCDGNFVKRPFSSNKTAVAALQKKSKRALDLRNAKNSAGSTADTIDNVRRTRSRKAQT